One window of Candidatus Nitrospira kreftii genomic DNA carries:
- a CDS encoding Response regulator has product MSSILIIDDEVSIRTFLRRILEEDDHQIREAADGQKGLTLYRDTPADVVITDLLMPERDGLEVTLALTREFLDARVIAITGATGNQNYLNVALLFGARRVIQKPFTPDEIRRAVRYTLAH; this is encoded by the coding sequence ATGTCCTCGATCTTGATCATTGACGATGAAGTCTCCATTCGGACGTTCTTGCGTCGGATTCTTGAAGAAGACGACCATCAGATACGCGAAGCCGCTGACGGCCAGAAGGGTCTCACGCTCTATCGCGACACCCCCGCCGATGTGGTCATTACGGACCTCCTCATGCCGGAGCGGGATGGGCTCGAAGTGACACTGGCGCTGACGCGAGAATTCCTGGACGCCCGAGTGATCGCCATCACCGGCGCCACCGGAAATCAGAACTACCTGAACGTGGCCCTCTTGTTCGGAGCACGCCGTGTGATTCAGAAACCCTTCACCCCGGATGAGATTCGTCGAGCGGTCCGGTATACCCTGGCGCACTAA
- a CDS encoding hypothetical protein (conserved protein of unknown function) translates to MLQSDSTLELMTEQQFIKKNLAVIRFYLKSKFPRCVITEESNPSLYHTFTVRDEKLDHTYKLKVGWPRLSDRSNTQEITKTELGRVDVARCMIQAGDDWFYW, encoded by the coding sequence ATGTTACAAAGTGACTCGACCCTAGAGCTCATGACAGAGCAACAATTTATTAAGAAGAATCTTGCTGTCATTAGATTCTATCTCAAGAGTAAGTTTCCCCGCTGCGTCATCACGGAAGAGTCTAACCCGAGTCTCTATCACACCTTCACCGTGAGAGATGAGAAGCTGGACCACACATACAAGTTAAAGGTAGGCTGGCCGCGACTTTCGGACCGTAGTAACACGCAGGAGATAACGAAAACCGAGTTGGGCCGTGTCGATGTGGCACGTTGTATGATTCAAGCAGGGGATGATTGGTTTTACTGGTGA
- a CDS encoding putative Glycosyl transferase, group 1: MKIAQIAPLWESVPPQRYGGTERIVSYITEELVRQGHDVTLFASGDSVTAARLKAICPQALRLNNGIFNRDAPQVLLQEWAFGAMAKEFDLIHSHLDFLGFSTARRCGTPVVTTLHGRLDLPELVPVFHEFAEMPLISISESQRRPLPFSNWVGTVHHGLPDLYRPHYEPGQYLAYLGRISPEKRPDHAITLAKCVGIPLKMAAKVDPADEAYFRAEIEPMMRHPLIEFVGEITDEEKDEFIGNAIALVCPYDWPEPFGIVLIEALACATPVLAYRRGSIPEIIESGVTGFISETLEEMISSVTNLETIDRRACRESFDLRFTAKRMVSDYLKIYEEVVRANHTVSSLQLRMDT; encoded by the coding sequence ATGAAAATCGCACAGATCGCACCGTTGTGGGAAAGTGTGCCGCCGCAACGTTATGGAGGAACTGAACGGATCGTTTCCTACATCACAGAGGAGCTAGTACGTCAGGGCCACGACGTGACCTTGTTCGCGAGCGGTGACTCCGTGACCGCGGCGCGGCTGAAAGCCATTTGTCCGCAGGCACTACGACTGAATAATGGGATCTTCAATCGTGATGCTCCCCAGGTGTTGTTGCAGGAATGGGCATTCGGAGCTATGGCGAAAGAATTCGATCTGATCCATTCGCACTTGGATTTCCTCGGATTCTCGACCGCGCGACGGTGTGGGACGCCGGTGGTGACTACCTTGCACGGACGGCTGGACCTGCCAGAGCTCGTGCCAGTTTTCCATGAATTTGCCGAAATGCCATTGATCTCGATCTCTGAGTCCCAGCGCCGCCCGCTTCCATTCTCCAACTGGGTTGGAACCGTGCACCATGGCTTGCCGGACCTTTATCGTCCACATTACGAGCCAGGCCAATATCTGGCCTATCTCGGCCGCATCTCTCCGGAAAAGCGTCCGGATCATGCCATTACCCTGGCTAAATGCGTGGGGATTCCACTCAAGATGGCGGCAAAGGTTGATCCAGCTGATGAGGCATATTTCCGGGCCGAGATCGAGCCGATGATGCGCCATCCCTTGATCGAGTTCGTGGGCGAAATAACGGATGAAGAGAAAGATGAGTTTATCGGCAATGCGATTGCGCTGGTGTGTCCATACGATTGGCCTGAGCCCTTCGGCATCGTGCTGATCGAAGCGCTGGCGTGCGCCACGCCGGTGCTCGCGTATCGCCGCGGATCGATCCCTGAAATTATTGAGTCCGGAGTCACCGGGTTCATCAGTGAGACACTTGAGGAGATGATCTCCTCGGTGACCAACTTGGAAACCATCGATCGTCGTGCCTGCCGCGAGTCATTTGACTTGCGTTTTACCGCGAAACGGATGGTGAGCGACTACTTGAAGATTTACGAGGAAGTGGTGCGCGCCAACCACACCGTCTCTTCCTTACAGTTACGCATGGACACCTGA